In Drosophila subpulchrella strain 33 F10 #4 breed RU33 chromosome X, RU_Dsub_v1.1 Primary Assembly, whole genome shotgun sequence, the DNA window TTTGTTTATGTAGGTACTCCAATCATAGACTCCATATTTAATACCCAAGAATTATTAGAAATGGTTAAGTCGCCACCAAGGAGAGTGGGAATACTCAGCCCAATTGAGAAAGTGACGATTTAATCGACATTTCTCAGGTTTCGTCCGCAACTTCCTTTGGAGAACTGTACAATCTAAACCAATTAGTCTGGCCGAGATATCAACTCCTCAATCTGCCCAATTGAGGGCCTCGAAATATTTCCCTAATTTATCTTCTGAATGAATTCTCGAAAAATGCTTATAAATTTCATCGGGGGGCAACTAACGAGGGTCGATATTATGGTCAAACgtcaatattattaaatataaatgcaacGAGAATAACAACACAGTTCCCGATGATGACTGATGAAAAGAGCCGCGGTggctgttgtttttttttttacttatatttatatttttttaatgcgGACGCGACATTGCGTGATGAACAAACGTCGAGCATTTCTCAATGGGATCAACGAAATGGTTTTATAGGGTTAGGGGGATGGCTGCGAACCGAGAACCGAAATGAAATGACATGACGTGTTGTTATTAAGCCgcataatcaaaacaaaaacaaaagcccGAATTTTTATGAATGAGCCAGGGGTTTTGGCCTGGCTGGCCTACTAGAGTCGATGCCGGAATTTTCGGACCAAAAGACCACTCCTCGATCGCAAGGAACAGTGGTAAAAACATCCTAACAAAAGCATTATTAATTaactacacagagaaaataaaataccaaaattgGGCATCAATCGGGTATTTTTGCATATCAATTTTGATTCCTTATGCTGCCATgtcatattcatattttcgaacatatgaaattgatattttcgaacatgtcaatttggtatttttcatacCAGATTGATATGCACACATATAAAATTTGTGACCAAATTgtggtattttttaatacccaACTGATATACTTTAATTTCaaactgatatgctttcatatcaaactgatATACTTTCATATCAGATTGATATGTTtgtaatatcaatattaatcagttttgtttttacttttttgcatcttataaacaaataaatattaaaaacccATAAGATcgctgtaaatatttattgtttatatatttcagatcaattataaaaataattccagGACTTAGCAATAAATGACCGATCACGCTGTACTCGAATGCCTCCTGTAGACTTGCCTCAGCGCCAAGAAGTCCTTCTTCTGTCCTCGATAGAAGTTTCCCAGCGAAGTGGTGCACGCCAACTTGCCCAGTTCGGCATTTTGCCCAGCCATTTGACTTTGTGTAGTGCAGTGTGTGTAGTCAGCCACCGAAAAGCACGTTACAATGtccaagaaataaatatattagaaTGAGACAAGCATCAagtacaattgaaaatgaaataCTTAccatttgcaaaaaaaaaaaaaaaaatatctaaatgTTTTACTTTTGTAAATTCACTTTTCGTCGAATGTTAGAGTGACCGCGGCAATTCAgtcaaaaaatatctttagTACCATACtaaataccataaatacacaaaaaatacgaaagcacagtcatactttttttttgaagacttttcgatgttacgtttgatatgaaaaacatATGTGATGCAAAATCATATCAACTAGAAATGTTGATATGAATCCGTATCCTGTTGATATGAATTCGTATCAATTTGTTGTGTAAGACAATATCAAACGGGTATTGTTTcgttttttctctgtgtagcaAACTCTTTAATTTagttttgaaaaattgtaattatcagctttaactataaaaaaatgCCTTTATATATGTTAAAATGAAATGTTGTAGgctaaattttatttttattcaatcAGTGGAGGGAATTTTTGTTAGAATTTCTATATGATAGAAAGGTAAGAAAATTTAACCAGAGGACCTTTTCTAATAAGAAATACGCTGATCAGATAGAAAGATTTGTTTCTTTTACAATGAAAGCGGAATTAAGAGTAAGTACAGTGTATGgaatctttatttttaaaagtcgtTGTATACTATATAAATAATTTCGATAGTAAAAATAGACTCCAACCACTGTGCATCTTTGGACGGCCCCTTGAATCGACGTCGGCAGCTTCAAGGCGATTAGCGAAAAGCGGTAAATGTTGTGTTAAACCTCAATTAAGTGGCAGCGGGGGCTTGGGTTCTCGAGATCTTGGGATCTGGGGATCTGGAGGGGACCAGATCCAACCAGGTAGACTGGCTCCGCCAACAGGATGTTAAACTCTTTCGGGCAATTTGAATTCGCTTTGACTGACGCCACACGCCAGGGTCAGCTCAGAGGATTTACGATCCCCGGATCCGAATATGAGTCCCAATCCGAACTGCTAAATGATCTCACACAGGCGACGACGAATGGCGCCTAGAAGGAGTCGTATTATATCTCTGCATACATACCTCTCTGTATAGTTCCCCGTTCGAGTCCCATTCACATCCTCCCTCCTTACTTTGGACCCCTGTTAagtgctttttaatttgtttgcaTTCGAAATCCGAATTCCCTGTGTTCCGCTTTTATCGGGAATCAAGTGAGCTGAGTGCAATTACGACACCTTCAAAAAGCCAACAACCCAGGATACGAAAAAGAGAGACGGAGGATACTCATCCTCAAGGCACTTAAGCGCATCCCCAGGGGGTTGTTCCGCCCGTCCACCCACTTTTCAGCTACTTTCCACTGCTTTCCCACCCCCTTTGCCACCCACTTCCCATCACAATCTGTGGGGCGGTGAGTGGCAATGGCTAATTAAAATTACTTTCCAGGGCGACACTCGGAAATTTACGAGGCAGGAGTGGGGAAGTGGGGGAGTGGGGGAGTGTTGGGCAAGCGAGTCGGGGTCGGGGGTCACGTTAATGGTCAGCTGGTCAGTTTCAGCCACTCTTAATGAGCGTCCCCAGTCATTTGCTTGGGAACGAGACCTTCTCGCACCGCCAACTGCGTATTTGTCATTTTTAATGTCTTTTTAAACCACGCGAAAGGTGAACCACACTTGCACCACACTGGGCTTAATGGCAGTCTTGTGGGCTTCAATCCTATCCCATCCGAACTGGGCTTTTACCGATGATACCGTTCTGAAGGTTGGTACTCGGTGTTAATTCCTCTAATGGATGGGTGTAGTTATAGTTCTGGAAGGATCTGTTGAGATATAAGGCTTATAAGATTGATTTTCCCATGGGAACTGGATGTTGATCATGGATATTGGCTTGAAAATGGGTACTAGTGGATTATTACTGCAAGATttgattattaaaataatctGTGTTTATATTATTGGAAAtaataaacattattttaaaatctctTGTAGGCTCAGGAGTTTCGTTTCTCAGTTAGAGTATTTGTGTGTCGTACTACCAGTTCTACAATTTCCACCGAGCTCATCTTTAATTAACTTATTTCGCTGCCATGTATTATATTTCGCTTTGTACTCGCTGAACGAGCGGCAAGTGCCGTTAGTTAGACCCCGACAAAATGGCGGGCCCAGctggaaaatgaaaatacgTCGAATATCCGTGTGATTTTGGATGATTGTGTGTGCGAGAGAGTGGCGAAAGTCAAGTTGGCTCATTAGCAGGCAAAGGGAATGCCGAAAGATAAATTATTGTCACATTTTTACGGGCATCTCATTAATGGGGTTGTGGCATTCTGACATAAAGAGAGCTGTGACAGATGGGGGAAATTACTTGAGAAGTATAGGCCTTGAGGAGTTCCAATTAAAATTAGTACACGTGCAGTAAATGCCTAAGTATATTAAAATCATGGGAATTTCAAGGACATGTCCTGAAATGATACccctattttatttattatcacATGAAATATTTCAACTtaaataattacattttacATTCAAAACTGTAAGATTACGATCCTAATTCATAATTTGTGTACAAAGTTTATATTGGACTAAAAACATTatctttttgcattttttaaatattgaaaaaccaTAGTCTTTTCATtagtaatattttatattaaaggTAATTCTTGCTCTGGCGATTAAGCGACTTGAATAAGAGCTTGGATGGAGAAAATGAAATTGCATAGGTCTGCACAGGCATGCATTCCCGGTCACGTCCTCATTTTCCTGCCTCACCACGATCGTTTGTCAGGTCGTAAATGCTTGGGATATTTCTATGATTAGGTTGAGCATATTCCTGGAAGCGTTTGGCGACAGGAACTGGGTATCATACCATATCGATGGCACATAATTCCCGACAATTGCGGCCGTGAAGCCATTTTGAAATGCCTACCATACAAAACCATGTGGTGGCCGGAGCATCCGCCTCCAGGCACCAAAGACGGCCTCCTCGAGCAGCTCCTGCCCACCGGGAGGAGTTCGGGAGGTAGGCCCTGTATTATACAGTCCCCGACCCCTATCCCTATACCAACCCCCCCTTCACCCTTCCACCCATCACCCCCTGAGACCCATTCACTTGCACATTAGGCAGCAAATTGACATCGATACAAGTCCAAGAAGTAAACCTGCAAAGGCTAGAGAGAGAAAGCACTAACGCGTGCGACAGAGAGGAAAGCGTGCAGCATTTAACTGCTGCCAATTTACTGTTTAAATGCCAAACAAAAAGTGTTAACAAGCGCAAAAATAACAAAAGACACCAACAACAAAGTCCGCTGAGCGAGAGGGCCTCAGGCGATCCATATACGGGCCAGGCCCTGGGCCAGAGCGAGACAGACATATGCCGTGCAGCGGGCCTCTCGCTCACGGAACCAGTTTAAGGGGGCGTGGCCTGGCCACAGAACAGGGTTGACAGCATCCCATCCATCCATCTTGCCATCCGGCTATCTGTCCATCAGACACAAGAGCAAAGGCAGCAGCTGCCTGGCTGCCATAATCGTGTTGAGTTTCCAGCTATCCTATAAAGTTTATGGCAAGTCATTTCTGGCGCTGAACACTTACTATCCTAAAGGAACTTGGCTTCAACtggggatacctctatgaaaaTTGGTACTCAGGGTTAATTACCTAAACGCTTTATTATAGTTAGGGATTTGGGGTCATACGTTTAAAATACTTCAACAATATTTAAAGTTCTAAGATTGTAAAGAAATATTACTGAAGCTAATAGAAATTAAGAGTTTTACTAGCATTACAATCTTAATTATTTCTATAATATCTTaactaaattatttctaaTAGAGAAATTTAGGTcaatattaaatttcttaggCCCTTATACCCTTAATTTACAAATTAACCCTTAATTGTATTTGAAATAATTTTGTAAATGCCTGAAAATCATGACACTTAACCAACTCACCCCTAAACCTACATTTAACCCTTAGAGATAACAAAAACGTTTTAGTTCTGAAAAtaaagttcttaaaaatattttattggagTCTGAGTTTTTGTACTAAACCCTTCTTTATAAATGTGCGCTTTGTTTTGGTAATCAAATTGTAATTTAGTAGGTGAGTTAGTTATGATTACTTTGAAATGGATGTTAGTTTGAATAACGAAGTCCACCACTTGCCATAAAAATAACCGTTAGACGTGCGGCCATTGCCGGCGCGAAAGTCACCACACTGGCACACTCGAGGTCCGTTGATTGAAGCCTAATGAATGTCAATTGCTGCCAATTACGACCAATAAATGCGGGCAATAAACGTGGGCAGCGGTGAGTGCGAGCGAGAGGTGTTGGCGGggcgaaagagagggaaacCCACCACACCTTGACTGGGCCAAGTCAGTGGGCGAGAAAGAGACGACGGCAGGTGGCAGCTGATGAAAGGCAGTGGCTCAACTGGTTTTCGTTgtctgttgttgctgttgccgccgctgttgttgctgctgctgctgctgttgctgttggcagttgctgttgctgccagCAAGTTTCAGTTTCGGTCGAAAGCCAAAGGCGAGCGGTTGTTGCTCCGCTTTGAAACATCCAAAAGTGCGCGCACACACCAGCAACATTTGCGTTAAAAATCCACTTGAGTTTAGAAAAGTCAAAACAGTAAGCAAAAAACTAATAGAAACGATACGAACGGCTTGAAAAACAAGCAACAAGCCAGTGATTGCAGAAAACATTTCAACTGGAAACAAAAAAGTGCTAAAAACTCGCGATTCCCACACACtcgtttgttttttttgggtgcTAAGTGCaggtgcagcagcagcagcgtcGTCGGCTGAGACCACACATGACCACAATGCCACCGGAAATGTCCGCAACAACGGCAGCTCCCGTTGGCAGTGCACCGAGTGCCACCGCTCACCATCCCGCTGCCGTCGGCGGCGGTATGCCGCGTCCAGCCTCACCGGCCGTCGGCAGCAACACCACGGCAACGGCGACGACGGCAACGCGATCCCGCTTCATGATCACCGATATCTTGGCCGGAGCAGCGGCCGcatcggcggcggcggcagcagcagcagcggcccTGGCGGCCGCCTCTtctggtgggcgtggcagtccgTCGGATGCGGACCGCGATCTGGTCGCCCAGCATCACCATCATTCGCAACATCCGCAACATcatcaccagcagcaacagcagcagcagcagcagcaacaccaacagcagcagcaacatcagcaggcTGCTCTGCAGCAATACATcgtgcaacagcagcaattgCTGCGTTTCGAGCGTGAAAGAGAAAGGGAGCGAGAGCGGGAGCGGGAACATTATAGGGAACGGCACTCGCCACCTGGTGGCAATCCCTATGCCCACCACCCAATGCCGCCCCACCTGCTCGCCCACTTTCCGCCCGCCCACTATGCtgtgctgcagcagcagcagcagcagcagcagcaacaacagcagcaacatcccCACCCACATCATCTGCAATTGGAACGGGAGCGATTGGAGGCACTGCATCGACATGGTCACGGTTTGCCCGGTGATCCTGGCCAGCATTTGAGCCACCTGACCCACCTGAACCACCAGCAGCACCATTCGCATCTGCATCATCCCATACACGATGAGCGGTCCCGATCGCCACTCATGTTGCAGCAATTGGGCaatgccagcagcaacagcaacaacaataacaacagtAGCAGTgctaacaacaacaacaacaacaacaatggggGCAGTGCTAATAGCAACCTCAACAgcggcaacagcagcagcaacaacaacaacaatggcagTGGCAACGGCAACATGTTGCTCGGAGGAGCCggcagcagcatcagcggcGATCAGGCCAGCACAATCGACGATAGCGACAGCGATGATTGCGGTAAGTCGGAAATATATATGGGATATATCAAATATCAAAtgtcgatttagcgtcgcttgtgaccggttgtgtttatcttgtgctctgtgatttttgtcaatttgtcattaatatctgtgatactggtgccttgttttgtgacttagtccttcataaccagccgtgtttgtgttttaaatcgtccgtttatgtttaattgtctattttattgtagaaattttaacaaaacctaaCTCTGTGTTTAGCccgtgcattttgttattgtaacttctgtacgctgtggtgctttggtttcaatagcttttgttgttgtttcccataaccttcttgtaatctctctcccgtttcttgtcgtctaaactgttgtcgtgtatattttgtttgtgtttcgcaagccacgctcagtcgacggccactctgttgcgctctctcgctctcgaagtctctacgcgctcttatacttttgtgttcttgtgtgtctacatttttatttgtttgatcccagtgtcaaattaagtgaggtatttataattcttttgattctttggttttattaataactttgtttcttaaattaaaaatggctcttttttgttgcaaaaaagattgtcagtttggatcgtcacctaatgacgtttttatttactgtcgtctctgcaac includes these proteins:
- the LOC119556461 gene encoding homeobox protein B-H2; the protein is MTTMPPEMSATTAAPVGSAPSATAHHPAAVGGGMPRPASPAVGSNTTATATTATRSRFMITDILAGAAAASAAAAAAAAALAAASSGGRGSPSDADRDLVAQHHHHSQHPQHHHQQQQQQQQQQHQQQQQHQQAALQQYIVQQQQLLRFEREREREREREREHYRERHSPPGGNPYAHHPMPPHLLAHFPPAHYAVLQQQQQQQQQQQQQHPHPHHLQLERERLEALHRHGHGLPGDPGQHLSHLTHLNHQQHHSHLHHPIHDERSRSPLMLQQLGNASSNSNNNNNSSSANNNNNNNNGGSANSNLNSGNSSSNNNNNGSGNGNMLLGGAGSSISGDQASTIDDSDSDDCGGKDDDGDDSLKNGSSANGDSSSHLSLSLSKKQRKARTAFTDHQLQTLEKSFERQKYLSVQDRMELANKLELSDCQVKTWYQNRRTKWKRQTAVGLELLAEAGNYAAFQRLYGGATPYLSAWPYAAAAAAQSPHGAPPSAIDIYYRQAAAAAALQKPALPASYRMYPTSMPPGMALPGMPAPPPPGTSPMLSGYYAAAAAAAASAGAQQQQQQQQPPVASRSPATSQSANSEADCERTSSSSRQRLITPSPPLNPGSPPHRERLNEEEGERDEERERERDEEDDEELALEV